The region AAGGCTGTGCAAATACCGTGTTCATCAATCCCTGTTCAGAATTTTGCTGTCCAGCTTGCTGCTGATTAGACGCAGCCCAGCAGGAACAGGCGATTAGAACAAAGAATAAGGTAAAAATGAGATACTTCATTTCTGCTCCTATTGTTCAAGAAGTTTTGCCCATGACAGCTCGGTGATATAGACACCGGCAGGGTTGCGGATGATCTGGCTGTCAGTTGTAGGGGAAGATATGCGAACTTTTACGGTCGCTTCATATTTGGTGCTGGAGATGGCGACACCGGAATGGTTGCGCACTGTTTCCAGCCATTCTATACGCCAGCTTTCGGAGCTGACCGGGAGAGGAATGCCCTTGATATCAACCTCAACGAGTACCTTCTGGCCCCGTTCATAAGGGTTGTTCGCCTCGTACCAACTGCGGGTCGCGCCACGGGCCGCGCCGATCACAAACGAGGACATGCGCTGAACCATCTTCTTTTGTAGCCCAATATCAGCGGTAACGGTCCGCCAATTGACGATGAGGTTGGCGATTTCGGCCTGAATGATCCGGGCGGAAATAGGTTCAGCCTGATCAGCACGTTTCACGGCAACAGAATGACCGAGTTTATCCACTTCAACCACGTAGGGAACGACCTTATTCTGGGTAGCCTGAATGGTATTTATCGTTAGCGAAAGAAGGCAGGTAGCAAGCAGGCCAAGGGCAAAATTACGCCACTGGTTACGACTGGTTATGTAACTGCCGTAGCGCTCAAACCATTCTTCTTTGGCGTTGAGGTATGGGGATTCAGTTGTTTTAGACATTGATTATTACTCCATTGGTTAAGGATGCCACCAGTCGTTTGATGGTCCAGAATCTGCTTGTTCCATTTTGAAAGCTTCGTGCTGAGCTTTCACGCTGCTGCGAACTCCGGCCGATCTGCCTTGCGAAAGGTTATCGCGTAAGGCTCTCATTCCTGTGCCGGCTACATGGCCAATTTTGCCCATGCCACTTTTCCCGGCTGAGTCCGCGAAGGAACAAGCTTCCTTAAGAGAATCCATGCTTCGTTTAGCTCCAACAGCACCACCCAACCCGCCACTAAAACCACGCCCAGCAGCCAGAGTGGCCGTACTGACAGCTGTAACTGCGGAAGCCATGGCATTTCCTGTTGAAACATGAGAACCGTTGACTATTCCTGAAACAATGTCTGGGATGGACATGGTGAGAGCGAGTATGATTACTGATGCGCCTAGAACTACAAAGATTTCCTGAACATTTTTTGCGTTAAGTGCTACGAATTCGTTGATGAAAGTAATACTTAAAGAAACAAGGAGTTGCATGACAAAGAGCTTTAAAGCGACTGAAAGTGCATAGCGCAGGAAATTGATGGCATATTCTCTGGTTATCTGCGCACCACCCAAGCCGAGAAGTATGGCCCCGGCATTGAGGACAATGAAGGATTCGCATTTTACCAGCATCATCTGGGCTGCAATAAGAGAAAATGTAATGATTAATGCTATTGCGCATAGAGCATATACGGTACCGGTAATAGGACTCCACACTGATGCTTCAGCCCAAATTTTTCCTAGTATTTTCATGCCAGCTTTGAAAATAGCTGTTGGTGTGGCTTCTGGAGCCCCGGCGTCCTGAGCTATATGGCTAAAAAGAGCCATGATTGAATTGGACCATTCTTTATAGTGGAAAATAGTCACCAACATTATGGTGGAGAACAATACGAACAGAAGCAGTTCTGATATGATTTCTTCTACTGGTGCTCTTTTAATGCCGAGCCTTATTCCTTTCCATACAATATCTATAATGAGCAGATATTTAAAAAGGGCGAGGGAATATCCTTGTATAAGAGGCTCCCATTTATCTGACTCTGTTTGAAATCGATTCAGAAGTATAGAGAGAAGGTGTGTGTCTTGAGTTGGTTCGATTGTTTCTTGAGCGAAGGCACTGGTCGCAAGTAGTAATAAAATTGTACTCAACCCAACAATATAGAAGAACTTTTTGTTGCTTATAAATAAGTGTAAGGGTATATTTTTACAAATTTTAAAGGAGATATTCATTATGCGAACCTTTCTGCTTTTTGTTATGTTTTTTGCCTTTTTTTCTGGTTGTACTCAGAACGAACAGCAGGCTGAAGTTAAGGGAATTAAACCTCACACTCTTGCAGAGGATGCAGCTAAGAGCGGTATCAAATGGGATGAAGAATCGACTAAGGCTTTTATGAATCGGTTTGTTGAGTTAGATTCCTCTGCAAATTCCACTCAACCAAAGGCCAAGGCCAAGAATTAAAAGTGATTGCTGACCGGTTCCGGATCTTCCCTGTCGAGTTGTTTCTTGTAGATGTTTTTGAAGAATGTTTCTTCATGCAGCCTACGGGTTTGATCTTCCTTTTCTTGTTTTTGTTGGAGCATTATTTGATTCTGGATATGTATTGCCATGAGTGCACGTAACTTTCTTGCCTCTGTTATCTGGACTAAAGAGAGACGGTTGGCCGCATCCAGAGCCTGCATACGGCCTTCTGGCGAACTTAAAAGTTGGTCGATGTAGGCATCAAATTCTTCTGATTCGCTGATTTCTTTCAGCATTTGTCCAGAGGCTTTGAATGTTGCCTTTGCTGCTTCATCCACTCTTTCAGACCAATCGGCATAGTGTTTGTAAAATTGGGGATTGACTTCTCCAGAAGGGAGACCGACGAGCTGTTTTGCTGAATTGAAGTTCGGGTAATGAGCGTCATAAACACCATCCAGCACTTCTATGTTTGCAACGGTTTCTTTTAGTCCCATTGTCAGAGAAGCAAGTTGTTTGAAATCACGGATAACGCTGTTCTTGATGGCAAACGGCAGACGGATGGTATTTTTGACCATGTTCACGTACTGCTCGATGTTTTGCTTCACCATCATGATCTGCTGCTGGGTCTGCATCATTTCTTCTGCATAGGTCTTCCACAGGGATTCAAGCTGTTCTATGTTGGTGGCCCGTTCCAGTGCTTGCAGGAATTTGTCACTGCAGTTGGTGCAGGTGACAACCATGGCTGAAGCTGGAGTCGAAACAGTTAAAAAAGCTCCAATGAAAATGGAGGTAATTATTAATTTCATTTTAGTGATTTTCATTTGAAATCTCCTTGTCTTTCTTCAAGCCACTTTTGTGGCCAGTTCTGTCCATGGAGCTTGTCCAACTCTTTGATCCGCGCAATGCTTCCTTTGTCGGAGGAACCAACAAAGGAAAGAGCTATCGGACCTAGGGCCAAGTCAATAAGCCTGCGTCCTTCAGGGGAAACAACGTAGTAATCGCGTTTGGGGGCGGATGATGCGATGATTTCTATCTGCCGGGAATTGAGTCCCAGATTTTGGTAAAGCTGGTACTGAGCTTCCTGAATCGCGGTTGCGTTCGGAAGGAAAATTTTTGTAGGGCAGGACTCCACAAGGACATCAAGGATTCCAGATCGAGCGGAATCAGACAAAGATTGGGTTGCAAGGATTACGGCGCATCCAGCCTTACGCAGAACCTTGAGCCATTCGCGAATCTTTTCCTTGAACACTTTATGACCAAGCATGATCCAAGCCTCATCCAGAATCAAAATGGCCGGCTGTCCGGTCAGTGCTTTTTCAATTCGGTGAAAAAGATAGAGCAGAACGGGAATTAGGTTTTTATCACCAAGGTTCATAAGCTCTTCAATTTCAAAGACCATGAAATCGGAAATTCCAAGATCGTCAACGGGGGCATCCAGTAATGTCCCCATGGCTCCTTGCCCGGTATAGTGTTTGATTGCTTCACGCAGCTCGGTGTCCTGAATACTGTGATAAAAATCTGTAAGGGATCGCAGGTTCGGCGGGTTGTTCCTGATCATATTCATGGCGGAGTGTATTGCATTCCTATGCGCCGGCAAAACGGTCAGTCCCTGCAAGGTGGCACAAGTTTCAATCCATCCCTCAGCCCAACTCTGTTCTGAATCTGATTCTACATGTTGAAGAGGAGCAAATGACAGGCTGGAATCATCGCCGGCTATTTCATAATGAGATCCACCGACAGCCTTACAAAGGGGAAACATAGACATACCCTTGTCAAAGGCGAAAATAGTTGCTTTAGGATAGCGTCTGAATTGAGCTGCAATAATTCCCAAGAGAGTAGACTTACCTGCGCCGGTGGGACCGAATATCAGTGTGTGTCCGATATCGCTTACATGAAGGTTTAATCTGTATGGCGTGGAACCATCTGTAGCGCAATGCATTAGTGGTGGAGAATTGGGAGGAAACATGGGTGAAGGATTGTATTCACGTCCGGACCAGATCGTCGCCAGCGGCAGCAGGTCCGCAAGGTTCATTGTATTAATAATCGGCCTGCGGATGTTAGCGAATGAGTTCCCTGGATGTGTACCAAGCCATGCTTCTAAAGCATTGATAGTTTCTACCATGCAGTGAAAACCCCTTACCTGGATCTGTCTACGCAGTTCCCTAATCGCGTAGTCCAGTTCTTCGGGATCTGAACTCATTAAAACAATGCTTGATGTATAGAAGCCTGCTCCGACAAGTCCGGATTGAATTTCCTGAATGGCATCTTCGGCATCTTCGGTCATGCTCTTTGCATCATTATCTGTTCTGGCATTGGCACTGTTAAATACGCCATCAATTAATTTGACCATTTTCTGGCGCCATGATTTTCTGTATTTTTCAAGCTCCTTGAGGGCTTCAAGCTGGTCCATAAATATGAATCTGTTGGAAAAACGGTATTCGACCGGTAATCCTTCAAAGCAACATAGGATGGAGGGATAGCTTTCAGGTGGAAGCCCGGAAAGAGAAAGCATACTGATATATTTATCGCCGATCTTTGGTTGAATTCCGCCATAAAGATCCTCGTTGCCGATAATTGCATCAAGGTACATGGGGGTATGCGGAAGAACTATGGGGTGGTTGTCGCCTGTGATGCACCTAGTGAGCAGAGTCAGTAAAGGTGAGTATGTTTGAATATGATCAAATTCGTCTTTGACTGCTTCGTCCCTGAGACGAGCCATCTGCATGGCTGAAGATAAAGCGTCTTCAAGCTCATCAAGGGCTGATTTAAATTTGGAAAGATTTTTTTCAAGAGTGTTTGTCTGGACGGCATTTTCATAGGCCATGCTACCCAGCTTTTCGGAAAAGAATTGCGGCTTATAGCTTACTACCAGAAAAGTTTCAGTGGAGTAGAACATTCCCGCAGCCTGAAACATGCGGCGGCGTTCTTCTTCTATTAATTTAGTTACGCGATCAGGGAAAAAACTGGCACCGGCATGTGGATATGCCGTTGATGGTGAGCGAATAGCTTCAACATGGCACATCCAGCCGCTATCCAGAATCTTGAGAGCGTTGTTCACGGTATTGCTGACCGTGCTTAATTCGGCAGCAGTGCTCGAAGCC is a window of Maridesulfovibrio sp. DNA encoding:
- the trbL gene encoding P-type conjugative transfer protein TrbL, whose translation is MNISFKICKNIPLHLFISNKKFFYIVGLSTILLLLATSAFAQETIEPTQDTHLLSILLNRFQTESDKWEPLIQGYSLALFKYLLIIDIVWKGIRLGIKRAPVEEIISELLLFVLFSTIMLVTIFHYKEWSNSIMALFSHIAQDAGAPEATPTAIFKAGMKILGKIWAEASVWSPITGTVYALCAIALIITFSLIAAQMMLVKCESFIVLNAGAILLGLGGAQITREYAINFLRYALSVALKLFVMQLLVSLSITFINEFVALNAKNVQEIFVVLGASVIILALTMSIPDIVSGIVNGSHVSTGNAMASAVTAVSTATLAAGRGFSGGLGGAVGAKRSMDSLKEACSFADSAGKSGMGKIGHVAGTGMRALRDNLSQGRSAGVRSSVKAQHEAFKMEQADSGPSNDWWHP
- a CDS encoding type IV secretion system protein, with amino-acid sequence MSKTTESPYLNAKEEWFERYGSYITSRNQWRNFALGLLATCLLSLTINTIQATQNKVVPYVVEVDKLGHSVAVKRADQAEPISARIIQAEIANLIVNWRTVTADIGLQKKMVQRMSSFVIGAARGATRSWYEANNPYERGQKVLVEVDIKGIPLPVSSESWRIEWLETVRNHSGVAISSTKYEATVKVRISSPTTDSQIIRNPAGVYITELSWAKLLEQ
- a CDS encoding conjugal transfer protein TrbE (type IV secretion system ATPase VirB4 family) encodes the protein MIKLNDYRDQAKGLPDLLPYAAMVENGIILCKDGSLMAGWQFRAKDTASSTAAELSTVSNTVNNALKILDSGWMCHVEAIRSPSTAYPHAGASFFPDRVTKLIEEERRRMFQAAGMFYSTETFLVVSYKPQFFSEKLGSMAYENAVQTNTLEKNLSKFKSALDELEDALSSAMQMARLRDEAVKDEFDHIQTYSPLLTLLTRCITGDNHPIVLPHTPMYLDAIIGNEDLYGGIQPKIGDKYISMLSLSGLPPESYPSILCCFEGLPVEYRFSNRFIFMDQLEALKELEKYRKSWRQKMVKLIDGVFNSANARTDNDAKSMTEDAEDAIQEIQSGLVGAGFYTSSIVLMSSDPEELDYAIRELRRQIQVRGFHCMVETINALEAWLGTHPGNSFANIRRPIINTMNLADLLPLATIWSGREYNPSPMFPPNSPPLMHCATDGSTPYRLNLHVSDIGHTLIFGPTGAGKSTLLGIIAAQFRRYPKATIFAFDKGMSMFPLCKAVGGSHYEIAGDDSSLSFAPLQHVESDSEQSWAEGWIETCATLQGLTVLPAHRNAIHSAMNMIRNNPPNLRSLTDFYHSIQDTELREAIKHYTGQGAMGTLLDAPVDDLGISDFMVFEIEELMNLGDKNLIPVLLYLFHRIEKALTGQPAILILDEAWIMLGHKVFKEKIREWLKVLRKAGCAVILATQSLSDSARSGILDVLVESCPTKIFLPNATAIQEAQYQLYQNLGLNSRQIEIIASSAPKRDYYVVSPEGRRLIDLALGPIALSFVGSSDKGSIARIKELDKLHGQNWPQKWLEERQGDFK
- the trbJ gene encoding P-type conjugative transfer protein TrbJ — protein: MKITKMKLIITSIFIGAFLTVSTPASAMVVTCTNCSDKFLQALERATNIEQLESLWKTYAEEMMQTQQQIMMVKQNIEQYVNMVKNTIRLPFAIKNSVIRDFKQLASLTMGLKETVANIEVLDGVYDAHYPNFNSAKQLVGLPSGEVNPQFYKHYADWSERVDEAAKATFKASGQMLKEISESEEFDAYIDQLLSSPEGRMQALDAANRLSLVQITEARKLRALMAIHIQNQIMLQQKQEKEDQTRRLHEETFFKNIYKKQLDREDPEPVSNHF